The segment AGCCTGGGCTCTGCGCTCAGACAATGGCTGGTTGATGGCATCAGTACCGGTATTATCGGCGTGCCCTTCAATCAGTACGTTGGTGCCTGGGTACTTCTTCAACGTCTCAGCTAATTTCTGGATATCAGCTCTGGAAGAAGACTGTAACTCAGCAGAGTTAGTAGCGAAAAGAAGACCTGCATCAAAAGTTACTTTGATACCTTCACCTACCCGTTCTACCTCAGCATTCTTCATTTCACGCTCAAGTTCCTCGGCTTGTTTGTCCATGCGGCGACCAATCACGGCACCAGTGGCACCCCCAACAGCAGCCCCAATGATGGCTCCACGGGCAGTGTTACCGGTAGCTTTACCAACAATACCACCTAAAATAGCACCACCACCAGCTCCTAAGATACCGCCCTTAGTGGTTTTGTTCATGCCTTTCTTCTGGGTGGTTGAAGTTGGAGTGCTAGCCGTCTGACTTGATTTGCAGGAAGAGAAAAGTAAGCTCCCTACTAACATGGCGGTGAATGTTCCTTTCAAAAATTTCATAGTGTTTTTTTTTGTGTGTAAAAGAAGCTAAAAAGGTAATGTGATTGGGTTTAGTTCAACAACGGAGATACATACTGATTTATTCAAAAATTGTTCAGATATAGTCTCCAATCTATATGCTCATCTATAATAATCGTGCCAGATAAAAACCAAAAAAGACCCGCCTTTAAGAGGAACAGGTCTTTTCAGCTTATTTCTGAAGCACAGCCTTATTTAACGGCTGCTTGATTGGAGGCCGTCTCTGTAGCGGCCGAAGTTTCCTCGGGGCGCAACAACGTAATCAGGTCTGCAATACGCTGCTTTAACTCTTTGCGGTGCACAATGAAGTCCAGGAAGCCGTGCTCTAATACAAACTCTGCGCTCTGGAAACCTTTAGGCAGGTCTTTGCCTATGGTTTCTTTGATAACCCTGGGTCCGGCAAAACCAATCAAGGCACCCGGCTCAGAGATATTGAAATCTCCCAACATAGCAAAGGAAGCAGTTACGCCCCCAGTGGTAGGGTCGGTCAATAATGAAATGTACGGCACCTTCTCCTCAGACAACAAGGCCAGTTTGGCCGAGGTCTTTGCCATTTGCATTAGGGAGTAGCCCGCCTCCATCATCCGGGCACCGCCCGACTTGGAGATCATCATAAACGGGATTTTGTGCTTGCGGCTATAGTCAATGGCCCGGGAGATTTTCTCGCCTACCACTGAGCCCATAGAACCACCAATAAAGTTGAAGTCCATACAGGCCACCACCAGATCAAGGTCATTGATGGTACCGTGGGCAGTACGTACGGCGTCTTTCAGGTTAGTTTTGCGCTGGGTGGCAACAATACGGTCTGGGTACGGCTTCGTGTCCACGAAATTCAATGGATCTGAAGAACTCAGGTTCTCATCCAGTTCCTGGAAACGGTTCTCATCAAACAATATCTCAAAGTACTCGTGGGAATTGATGCGGTCATGAAAATCGCATTTGGCACACGTATACAGCTGTTGCCGATGCTCAGCGGTGCTGATGACGGTCTTACATTCGGGGCACTTGTGCCACAAGCCGTCCGGCGTTTCTTTTTTCTGCTCCGTTGGGGTGACGATCCCTTTTTCTACTCTTTTAAACCAAGCCATATGATGCTCTAAAGGTTTTTTTCAACAATGAAGCCTCCAGTGGGGAAACCGCAAGCAGTTAGTTTTGAACGTGCAAAGATAAAAAAGAAAAGGTAGCTCCCTAACCCCCGGCTAAAACACACCTTTTCTTCTCAGAAGTGTACGTACTTTGAATGAAAGCCATAGGTTTTAGTTATCATGAATTCTAAAACCGTTTTCTTTCAAGGTAAGCATACTACATACGTGCAAGCCAGGCAGAAGCTCCCTTTTAGGGCCCTTTCCTGAAAACTGTGGTAA is part of the Rufibacter tibetensis genome and harbors:
- a CDS encoding OmpA family protein produces the protein MKFLKGTFTAMLVGSLLFSSCKSSQTASTPTSTTQKKGMNKTTKGGILGAGGGAILGGIVGKATGNTARGAIIGAAVGGATGAVIGRRMDKQAEELEREMKNAEVERVGEGIKVTFDAGLLFATNSAELQSSSRADIQKLAETLKKYPGTNVLIEGHADNTGTDAINQPLSERRAQAVANYAISLGVEPNRLQTRGYGSTQPVADNTTAAGRQQNRRVEVAIFASEELKKAAERGEIK
- the accD gene encoding acetyl-CoA carboxylase, carboxyltransferase subunit beta translates to MAWFKRVEKGIVTPTEQKKETPDGLWHKCPECKTVISTAEHRQQLYTCAKCDFHDRINSHEYFEILFDENRFQELDENLSSSDPLNFVDTKPYPDRIVATQRKTNLKDAVRTAHGTINDLDLVVACMDFNFIGGSMGSVVGEKISRAIDYSRKHKIPFMMISKSGGARMMEAGYSLMQMAKTSAKLALLSEEKVPYISLLTDPTTGGVTASFAMLGDFNISEPGALIGFAGPRVIKETIGKDLPKGFQSAEFVLEHGFLDFIVHRKELKQRIADLITLLRPEETSAATETASNQAAVK